TGAGTTCATCTTTACTTTCGCGTACTGGACGGTGCATGTCTTTAGGATAATTTGCAGGTTTTGCAAATCGTTGATTAAAATCAGCAATGAAATAGGGTAGCCATGCATTGGCTTCCTCAATCGTATTTATATGCTGCAATCTCATCTCTTTAACTAAACGATCTTGTAGTGTTAAATTCGCTCGTTCAACACGTCCTTTTGCTTGAGAGCTATTCGCACATATTAATTCAATCCCCAAATCATGCAGCATACGACCATATTGAGTAGGATGTTTAGACTCAACGGCTTGCTTATTACTAGAATGAAAAATGGCATGTCGGTCGCTATAAAATGCCACCGGTTTACCATGCTCATCAATGTATTCACGTGTGGCCATCATATAATCAAAAGCCGATTCCGTTTCACTGAATCTTAAATTCATCAAGCGTCCCGTAGCATCATCAATGAAAACCAATAAACAACATTTTGAGCTACGACCTTCAAACCAATCATGATGAGAGCCGTCAATTTGGATCAGTTCACCAAGGCAATCTCGACGATAACGGGGTTGATAAACTCTAGGTTTTCGCTGTGAATGCGGGGTCCATAGTTGCTCTGCGATCATCCATTGCCTAAGCGTTTCTTTAGAAATGTGGATATCATGCAGTTCGATGAGTTTTTCACGAGCTAATGTCGGGGAAAAGTCGGCATAACGCTCACGAATAATAGTTAATATCTTTGCTCGGTGCTCAGGTGGATAACGATGGTTACTCGGCTTTCCTCGTGACAAATGAACAAGCCCAGCCGCACCATATTCACGCAAGCGAGTCATTAACCGTTGAACTTGTCGAACGCTGAGGTTTAGGTAAGTCGCAGCATCAGCGCGTTTTAATCGACGTTCACACACATCTTGGATCACTTTAAAACGATTTATATCTTGGTCACTCATAGTAATCAACATCTCGTTAACTCCGTAGCTGAACAAATAATATACAATCATTACTGTACGCTAAAGAGACAATTTAATCTTGCTAAAAAGTGACATTACTACTTTGCTCCTACAATCTTAGTGCGCATTATGTATATTATGTTAAATATGGTTTGGGTTAATATAGATTGTTGCTTGTCATACTGCACTATCTCTTGTCTTCATTACTTTCAGCTTCAATTTAACCATAATCGTATTTACCATAAAATAGCTAATAATCATTAAATAATACTTCGTATTTATCCATTGATTATTAGCCTCATTCTTACAAGCTAAGTTACTTAACAACTGTATTTGATCAGAATATTTGATAAGTCTTTTGCTCTGATTGGTTTTGATATGAAATCGTTCATGCCAGCTTCCAAACACATTTCTTTTTCTGTCTCCATGGCATGAGCTGTAATTGCTATTATAGGTAACTCTATACCTAATTTTCTTAATTCAGTTGTTGCGCTGATACCATCTTTAACTGGCATTGATACGTCCATAAGAATCACATCAAAAAAACGACAATTTGGCTGATGCTTAAATATTGAAATGGCCTCTTCACCATTACTGACTATTGATACATGGTGGCCTTGTTTTTCTAGCAATATCTGAAGAACAGCCTGATTTGCTTTATTATCTTCTGCTAACAAAATATTTAAGTTACGCTGATTAACCAATTTTTTATCTTCATTATTTAACTGTTTCGGTAAATCGCGGATTTCTTTTAAAGGCAGAGTTATCTTAAAAGTACTGCCGACATTTAAGCGACTCTCTACTGTTATCGTACCTTGCATTAGTTCAACTAAACGTTTAATAATGGCTAAACCAAGGCCAGTTCCACCATATTTTCTGGTTATTGAACTGTCTGCTTGCACAAATGGTTTAAACAATTGCTCTAGTGTTGTTGAAGCAATGCCAATACCAGTATCACTAACTGATATAGATATTGAATTATTAGCCAACTTCTCAATTTTAACAGCGACATGTCCATGATTAGTAAATTTAATCGCATTACCAACTAAATTGAAGATTACTTGAGATAACCTAGTTGCGTCAGCAAAAACATATTTAGGTACATTTTGTGACGACGTAACAGTTAAAATTATCCCTTTATCTTTAGCTCTTGTATCTAGAAAATTAATAGATGTATTTAAAGATCTTAATAAATCAATTGGTTGTTCATTTAAAACAAATGTCCCTGCTTCAATTCTTGATATATCAAGCACGTCACTGATTATTGTAAGCAGTAATTGAGAAGAACTTTCCATTTGATTTAGCCAATCTAGCTGTTCTTCTGAAAGCAAGCTGCCATGAAATATATCCACAAGACCAAGTATTGAGTTTAATGGCGTTCTAATTTCATGACTCATCATTGCTAAAAATTGTGACTTTGCTTTGTTTGCTTTTTCAGCTTCAGTTTTAGCGGTTTGAATATCTTTAATGCGTTTTTTTCTCGCTGAAATATCTTTTGCTGTTCCTCGGTAACCAACAAAAGTACCAAATTCATCAAAAAATGGTTTACCGCTAAGACTTAGCCAGACTTTGTTATTGAAAATATCAGGATTCCATTCAACTTCATGAAATGGCTCAAGTCTTTTTTCTGATTCTATTATCGTAGAGTTAATAAAATCATTACTGATCAAGCTAAGTAGGTTTTGAGAAATGATTGATGTGTTATTTATTTTGGTATCAGACAAGTAAGTAAAATTAAATTGAGGATCCGTTTCCCAAAACCAGTCACCGACGGTTTCAGCAAAATCTTGAAAACGTTCTTTACTTAAGAAAAGCTCTTTTGTTTTAAGTGAGACCATTGCGTTAAGACGTTCTTTATAATCAATATCAATGACTGCCCGCTCAACTAATGGCATAAAGCGCTCTATTTTATCTTTTTCTAATGTCGAATAAGCACCAAATCTTGAGCATGCTAAAATTATTACAGCATAACCAGAATGGGATTTCAGGCCACATATTGCAACGGAAGAAAACAGGCTTTGTAGAGCTGAGTTCTTAAACAAGAATGCCTCTGTTTTATGTGGCTGGAACAATACAATGGTTTCATCATGACAGGCACGATAAAAGAGATCGTTATACGACCATTTTAAATTATCAAAATATGGATTTGTTGATGCTAATACAGAGAAACTGTCTTTATCCGTAGATGAAACCACAATGGCATTATCAAATTCGACAAATTCTTTAATGACATTTAATAAACCATTAAAAATATCTTCTTTCGTTTGAGCATCAGAGATAGCAGATAAACCACGCAAAATAACTTGGTTTTCTTTATGAAGTTGAGCTTCACGTTCTTTGCTTCGTTTTAATTCCAACAGTATCTCTTGAAATTGTTCTTTTTCAGAATGATTTTTCACAGATAAATACCTAGTTATGAAATAAAACGGTTGATACCATTAAATTACCGTGAGCATTTTCCCCACCAGTAAAGCGACCTTGTTCACCAAAAGTAAATGGGCAAATATAAGGGGCTCCATGCATCGCCGTATTCACCGAATCACAAACATCTAACATAGAAGATTTAATGTGCATCATTGAACCTGCACAAAAAATATTAATACCACCAATCGGGACAAATTTCTCTTGTTTAAAATTCGTTGCAGAGTCAATAACTCGTTGAGGCCGCGATATAATTTGATCTTTTTCTCCATACATAACAAATACTTCTTCGCCCTCATATATATTAGCGAAGCATTCAATCCCTCCGTCATTCGTTATTTTAGTCGGATGTGCCAATTTGAAGTATGGAATATCATACATATAGCCGGCAATACGTCCGAATGGGTATTGAGCCATATTTTCCAATAAATTAGTTCTTTTGTTTAACAAACAAGACATATTCGTCCACTCTTTATAAACCTCTAGAGCAGGACGGTTATCTATTTCATAAATAGTTCGTTGGTCAGTTTTCGTGGCTATGCCAGAGACATTTGAAGGTGCATAACCAGAATGAAACGAGTAAGAAACTTTACAGGAAGGATAGAAAACAGAAATGGAAATACCACTTTTCACACAACCATCTTGAGTAAAGACACTCCATAAACCTTGGTTATGATTGTCTGCGGCTGTACCTCCAATAAGTGGAACTGGAGAACCAAAGAAAGTATCAATAACTGAAATTATTTTTTCTTCATGGCCGGAAGTTGCATGTAATAATACTAAAGAAGGTAATTCCCCTTCTCTACCACTATCTTTAATCGCTTCCTCTAGTAGGTGGATTGTTAATGACTCTATATCATAGTGAGAAACAAACTGACTGATACTTGTCCCATAGCAACCTAAACCGGAATCGAAAATTCCCCATACTGCTATGGAGTGATCATCCGCAAACCCCTGATCGGTCATGATCCCTTGACAAGACGTACATCCATGAATTTTACTGGACGGAAACTGACTTTTTAGTGTCGAGATGATCGTTTCTTTATTATGTCTCTCAGTGAAATAACATAAAATTAAATTTGGAGCAGATTGTTCAGTAGCCATATTTCGGATACAGTCATATACGGCATCATATGAATTGTTTTTTTGCGAAACACCACTAATTATCTTCAAAATTGCTCCAAATAGTCATATTTATATGTATATTCTACATATTTATGTTCGAGCGATTGATTTTTGAACGTTATCTATTTAACCCTATGAAAAGAAATTATTTTTTTGCAGTAAATGTGATTTCTTCACTTTTTCCACCTGTTGCAATCACAACTAACCATTCCATTTCATTATGTTTACATTTAGGTACAAAGGTTGAATAAGACGCTACACCATCGCTCTTTAATTCTTTTGTAAATTTCAATATGCCCATATTCATGTCGACACCTTTCGCTTGAAGGTTAAAGGCAAGATCTTCACCTTTAATGTTAACAATCATTTCGGCATTTTGTTGTATCGGTCTTGAAGCAACATCAATAATGATTTGATTATTATCAATATTAATCAAACATGCTTCTTCCGTTACATCACATATATTTGATAATTCACTGTCCGATGTTAAACCACTTTCAGGAACGTAGGTAATTGTTCTCCAAGTAAATGCGGCGATTAAGACAAATAATAAGAAAATAAGTTGAAATAAACGGGGGCCTGTTAACTTTTCCACTGCCATAGTTGTAAAAACCTTTGTTATCTAGTTCAAAAAAAGAGAAAAAATGTTGCTTAACCGTAAATTTAATGTGGCCACCAACTGTCATTCAATTTTTAAGTGAAGTATCATTGATGCCGAAAATGCCATTTTTGCATTAAAAAAGGATATTTCAAAATAAAAGAGTCACAAATTTAATTATTTAGAAATAGAATTTTGGATGGCATTGCGAACATTTTGTTCGCACTAAGGAAAGTAAAGTGTAGTTAATAATAAAAGTGGAAGCATGCAATTATGAGCCAAGTACAGCAGCATGAACAAAACTACAACTATACCGTTGTTCGTCAGTTCTCTTTAGTTACCATACTTTGGGGTATTGTTGGCATGGGTGTAGGTGTACTAATTGCCGCTCAGTTAGTTTGGCCGCAACTAAATTTCGACACACCATGGTTAACGTATAGCCGTTTGCGTCCTCTGCATACCAATGCAGTAATATTCGCATTCGGTACAAGTGCCCTGTTCGCAACATCTTATTATGTTGTGCAGAGAACTTGTCAAACACGTTTGTTTGGTGGTCCATTAGTTGCGTTCACCTTCTGGGGATGGCAAGCAATTATTCTAGCAGCAGCAATTACGTTGCCTCTAGGTATTACATCAGGTAAAGAATACGCAGAATTAGAATGGCCGATTGATATCGCTATTACACTAGTTTGGGTTGCGTATGCCATCGTCTTCTTTGGAACCTTGTTTAAGCGTAAAACATCTCATATTTACGTAGCTAACTGGTTTTTTGGAGCCTTCATTTTAACCGTTGCTGTTCTTCATATTGTGAATAGCCTTGCGGTTCCTGTATCTCTAACAAAATCGTATTCAATGTACTCAGGTGCAGTAGATGCGATGGTTCAATGGTGGTACGGCCATAATGCGGTAGGTTTCCTTTTAACTGCTGGTTTCTTAGGCATGATGTATTACTTCGTACCGAAACAAGCAGAGCGTCCAGTTTACTCTTACCGTTTATCTATTGTTCACTTCTGGGCATTAGTTTCTCTTTATATCTGGGCTGGTCCTCACCACTTACATTACACTGCACTACCTGACTGGACTCAGTCACTTGGTATGGTGATGTCATTAGTTCTATTCGCACCATCATGGGGCGGTATGATTAATGGTATTATGACGTTATCTGGTGCTTGGCATAAACTTCGTTATGACCCTATTTTGCGTTTCCTAATTGTTTCTTTGTCCTTCTATGGTATGTCGACATTTGAAGGCCCAATGATGGCAATTAAGTCTGTAAATGCCCTATCTCATTATACTGACTGGACAATTGGTCACGTACACTCTGGTGCTTTAGGTTGGGTTGCAATGGTTTCAATTGGTTCTTTATATCACTTAATTCCTAAGCTATTTGGTCAAGAGCGTATGTACTCTGTATCACTAATCAATGTTCACTTCTGGTTAGCGACAATTGGTACCGTTTTTTATATTGTGGCAATGTGGATTTCAGGTGTAATGCAAGGCTTAATGTGGCGTGCAGTAAATGCTGACGGTACATTAACGTACAGCTTTGTTGAATCATTAGA
The Aliivibrio fischeri ATCC 7744 = JCM 18803 = DSM 507 DNA segment above includes these coding regions:
- a CDS encoding FIST signal transduction protein: MKIISGVSQKNNSYDAVYDCIRNMATEQSAPNLILCYFTERHNKETIISTLKSQFPSSKIHGCTSCQGIMTDQGFADDHSIAVWGIFDSGLGCYGTSISQFVSHYDIESLTIHLLEEAIKDSGREGELPSLVLLHATSGHEEKIISVIDTFFGSPVPLIGGTAADNHNQGLWSVFTQDGCVKSGISISVFYPSCKVSYSFHSGYAPSNVSGIATKTDQRTIYEIDNRPALEVYKEWTNMSCLLNKRTNLLENMAQYPFGRIAGYMYDIPYFKLAHPTKITNDGGIECFANIYEGEEVFVMYGEKDQIISRPQRVIDSATNFKQEKFVPIGGINIFCAGSMMHIKSSMLDVCDSVNTAMHGAPYICPFTFGEQGRFTGGENAHGNLMVSTVLFHN
- a CDS encoding ISNCY family transposase; the encoded protein is MSDQDINRFKVIQDVCERRLKRADAATYLNLSVRQVQRLMTRLREYGAAGLVHLSRGKPSNHRYPPEHRAKILTIIRERYADFSPTLAREKLIELHDIHISKETLRQWMIAEQLWTPHSQRKPRVYQPRYRRDCLGELIQIDGSHHDWFEGRSSKCCLLVFIDDATGRLMNLRFSETESAFDYMMATREYIDEHGKPVAFYSDRHAIFHSSNKQAVESKHPTQYGRMLHDLGIELICANSSQAKGRVERANLTLQDRLVKEMRLQHINTIEEANAWLPYFIADFNQRFAKPANYPKDMHRPVRESKDELTDIFSWQEIRKLSKSLTFQYDKVVYLIENTEENAKLVNESVKVLDYPDGTISIRYGYRTLNFKVFDKLAKIDQGRVVDNKRLGQVLKFAQQKQEEFEKNQARERSKNAPKRTAQKRAIAQQLRALNPVLADPSTFKASTSKKA
- a CDS encoding ATP-binding protein, which encodes MKNHSEKEQFQEILLELKRSKEREAQLHKENQVILRGLSAISDAQTKEDIFNGLLNVIKEFVEFDNAIVVSSTDKDSFSVLASTNPYFDNLKWSYNDLFYRACHDETIVLFQPHKTEAFLFKNSALQSLFSSVAICGLKSHSGYAVIILACSRFGAYSTLEKDKIERFMPLVERAVIDIDYKERLNAMVSLKTKELFLSKERFQDFAETVGDWFWETDPQFNFTYLSDTKINNTSIISQNLLSLISNDFINSTIIESEKRLEPFHEVEWNPDIFNNKVWLSLSGKPFFDEFGTFVGYRGTAKDISARKKRIKDIQTAKTEAEKANKAKSQFLAMMSHEIRTPLNSILGLVDIFHGSLLSEEQLDWLNQMESSSQLLLTIISDVLDISRIEAGTFVLNEQPIDLLRSLNTSINFLDTRAKDKGIILTVTSSQNVPKYVFADATRLSQVIFNLVGNAIKFTNHGHVAVKIEKLANNSISISVSDTGIGIASTTLEQLFKPFVQADSSITRKYGGTGLGLAIIKRLVELMQGTITVESRLNVGSTFKITLPLKEIRDLPKQLNNEDKKLVNQRNLNILLAEDNKANQAVLQILLEKQGHHVSIVSNGEEAISIFKHQPNCRFFDVILMDVSMPVKDGISATTELRKLGIELPIIAITAHAMETEKEMCLEAGMNDFISKPIRAKDLSNILIKYSC
- the ccoN gene encoding cytochrome-c oxidase, cbb3-type subunit I, whose translation is MSQVQQHEQNYNYTVVRQFSLVTILWGIVGMGVGVLIAAQLVWPQLNFDTPWLTYSRLRPLHTNAVIFAFGTSALFATSYYVVQRTCQTRLFGGPLVAFTFWGWQAIILAAAITLPLGITSGKEYAELEWPIDIAITLVWVAYAIVFFGTLFKRKTSHIYVANWFFGAFILTVAVLHIVNSLAVPVSLTKSYSMYSGAVDAMVQWWYGHNAVGFLLTAGFLGMMYYFVPKQAERPVYSYRLSIVHFWALVSLYIWAGPHHLHYTALPDWTQSLGMVMSLVLFAPSWGGMINGIMTLSGAWHKLRYDPILRFLIVSLSFYGMSTFEGPMMAIKSVNALSHYTDWTIGHVHSGALGWVAMVSIGSLYHLIPKLFGQERMYSVSLINVHFWLATIGTVFYIVAMWISGVMQGLMWRAVNADGTLTYSFVESLEASYPFYFVRFIGGLIFLSGMFLLAYNTYKTITAPKNSLKAIPQPAQ